In Vitis riparia cultivar Riparia Gloire de Montpellier isolate 1030 unplaced genomic scaffold, EGFV_Vit.rip_1.0 scaffold418_pilon_pilon, whole genome shotgun sequence, the genomic window gttgacttatcaatgttagggcttgtcttaggatggatgatcgctgtcggactaccatagagacaaaatatccaggatttcagttccatggctctgataccatcttcaaattgataaatggtagttttttccattcatactttcattcgttcatgtacataatatatataaagggtaatcaccattctaagaatgggaaggaatgatacaaggaaagaatgatataagaaaataacaactaatatcttaatatctcaactttcctaatatctcaatattcctaatatctcaatattcttaatatctcaactttcctaatatttaaacattcctaatatctcaatactaaataatataaggaaagaatgatatacggaaagcattcctaatatctcaacagattctttttattcattcatttttaaaaatatgatactaTCAACCACTCatctttccttcaaaaaaaacaatacaaaattttcaagaacaaatCACCCTTCCAAGTATTGAAAATCTGACtactcaaattcaaatttgacaTGTCAGCTGCATTTCCCTCTCctaaaatttcttgaaaaaggAGCTCATTTATCCCTCCAAAATATTGGCTTTTtgtccaaaaaaagaaaaaggaaaagaaagaaagatcgGACGGCGATTTTTCACATCCAACCACCCACATacatattttaaacttttattctctttttttcatttcatattgtttccattttatatatatatttcgtCTATATTaagatgatatttgtttttatactctaattatattggttgatatcaataagtttcttttatctaaataaaaaaagtcaaatattttaattttttttattcagtcaaaaaacaaccatcatgaaatttatattacggtcaataattttttttaatatgcacatttaattttcataaccatatttatatcatattttcatattgaTAAAATCCACATATATAACTTTATactttcttttaattaatttcattcatttttcatCCGTTACCAATCATTTAacctagaaataaaaatatttctttttaaatgtatgccttcctaaattaattaaattccacATTATGATATATGAAAATTCAAAGTCCCATACtctgaattttaatttaatcaaacattttgtaaatatcaattttaaccTTACTCAATAATCCATCAAACAtctattatttcattatttgacTTGTAATAATTATCTTATTCCTAACATCtattatttaagtatttaatttataataattgtctTAGTCCTTTGTAATCATATGAATTAAATCCATTCCATTTGTTAATTATATCTCAACTAAATCAATCCTTCAAAATTGAAGtccattaattaaaaatttaaatttttatctaatCAATATGCCATTCCTATAAATTCTCGCAtgcataaaacaaatttttaatttcaattttcaatcttttataaTTCCATAAGGTTAAATtctaattatgaaaattgaataagATTTACTCTAatgttaaattcaatttctgAACAAATTCGGCAGAGCAATTGAACATAGTAAaactaacttttttttaactaaagttCACTAATAATTACTGAataataactaaattaattcttacaacatatatattcaaatttccaaatatatatatatatatatataactattttaaaaaggaataacgattttttttcaaaaaaaaaatgtccaatTAAATTTTGACTCAAAgatcttcattcttttttctcatcatccAACTGACAATTTGAGGAaattttttgtcaaatattATTGAATGTATACGTATGTAATATATATGGTTAGGCCCCTCATGATCACGATTGCCGAAACGAATCTCCCGTTGGTCTTTGCAACATTCTGTCAGATAATGAAACACATCTTTCATTCTTGATCTAAGAATTCGGACATGATCTGATAAAAATATGCTTATTAATTGGAGTTTACAGCTAAGATgagatgctcatattttcatcatGAGGcaacatcatttttatttttactccaTTAGTATTAGATGAGATGTTATCAGTTTATTGAAGATTCTGCCATGGCTTCGTAGAAGAAGTTCTTGAAAGCATCCATATGAGCAACTTGCAAACACAAGGCAACAACCAAGGATCCATCTCCATCATGACCTGGTAGGATCAAAGAATCACCATCAAAATCATGGGGTCCTGGACCCATGTACACCTCCTTCCCCCATCCAAAATCGATCCCGTACATGGGTAGCGTCAACCAGCTTATTACCCCAAGATTTGGGTTACCATAGAAAGGTCCTTCATCGTTCCCTAAGGCATGTAGATCCTGGAACTGTGACAAGTCAGGCTGATTTTTCAGAAAATCTATGGCAGACCACACGTATTCGTCCGTCACTTTCTCTATTGCTGCTCTTATTCTACTCGAAGCATAGCCTAATGGCTTTGACACTAGCTCACCGGAGCGGCCAGTAGCGATCACATCAAGTGTAGCATTGCCAAAGTACCCCTGAGGCAATGGTGGCCGCATACGACTGCGTgaatcaatgcatatacctatTGCCGTTGGCTGCTCAGGCTTGTGACCACGCGCGTTGCATGCGCATCTCCATATATGTGCTGCAATAGTCTCGTACCGGCTATAAGGACGGCCACATTCTGTAGGCCGACTATCATTGGCTATCTTCTTCAGTCTCTCAACTTGGGCTTTGGTCAGCTTCAACAATGATACAGTAGTCCCCTTTTTTCTCTCCTCGACAGTACTTGATGCTCCCATCAATAGCGGTGGATGGCTGAATTCTGCATGATCAAAACAAGGAGGCGCAATTGGGGAATCCCCAGCTCGCAGCACTTTCCGGTCGAGAAATGGCGGTGTGCCTAAAGGCTCGCCCCGGGCAAGCCTTGCCCACTCGTCGATGAAGTGAAGTGCGCTCTGGCCATCGGCCACAGCATGTGATATGGACGTGCTGAGGCTGATGCCACCGCAGCTGAACTTGGTGAGCTGCACAAGCATCAGTGGCAGTTCATGAATTGGACTGTTGTAGTTTACACAAGGGACAAGGTGTTCAAGGTCTGGAGATGGAGCGAAATCGCCAAAATCATCTAGTGTTGCTTGGGACTCAGCTTCAATCAGCTGAACCCCCATAGCATTGCACTCAAGCTCCAGGCGGCTTCCTTGAATCCAGCACAAACGACCGGCAAGCGGGTAGAAATGCACCAAGACCCGGCTCAATGAGTCCCTCAGAGTTGCCAAGATGTCACCATCCCGCATAATCCAGTCCTGTGAGGGTCTGTAGAAATAGATGGTCGGCACATGAGTTATGGTTCCAATCTGATCCCACTCCGACAGAGATAAACGACCATCGAAAGTGGGCTCCGATGGCTTCACTGTGTAACTTGCTTTCAAGCTCACTACAACCATCTTATTAGGAGCCACTGGGAGAGATCACAGATCATGCATATGCCAATGAAATGGCATAGTAGTGGTACTGGTATTTAAGGGCCCAATATTGGCAAAGACTTCgcttgataagtgataacagccttgaagaaatgaagaaggaaTGATCTCTAGTTAATTCAGTTGGCTGAAAATGTTGTAACTTATTGCCTGAAACGAAGTCCTCATGTATGGTAGTTCCCTTAAAAATTGCCAAATTTTTAGTGTAATTCATCGACATGGAAACAGTGCTTTTACTAATTTGGTTTCTTTCTACTACTTGATCCATGGATTGTGCTTTcaccaaaaacatttttattagaaatattcTTATAGAAAACCATTTGAGTTTGCATACAaatcataattttgttttagatttttttttctaatatactacataatagaaattttctttttccttttttttttttaagaaaaaaaatctatcaaaaggtagtttaaaaattacatttaattaattttaaaaaattttaaaaattatccaTACAAGTTTTCTAAAGACCTAATTATTACATGCAAATTAAGGAACTTTAAAACATCAGCAAGTGaatttaacttttcaaatattagaaagtgtttttagcttTACCAAAAccattctttattttctttttcggATATGTTTTAAAGTAATTATTCATGGCCTATTggataatttaataaaattcaatgaTTTGGTCAAGGTTTAGATGGTGGTGTTAAATGGATATAAAAAACACTTATCAGAGTCACtaccaaacataatataaagTCTATGAAACATATATgaacaaaaatattcaaagtatttaaaaaataaaaaatattatgttaaatATGGCTATacatatagtttttttttttttttttcttttcattttcagcTAATATGTGTGCATTCCCTTCCATAATTGAACTAATTGattaagaatataaaacaactcataaaacatttatcaagaaaaaaaaattgaagaaacaaaaactCTCTTAGGGCTTTGTTTGTTAACCTGaaaagttttctattttttaaaatttaaaaaaaaaacagaaaaacatgtttaataataaaaaactgttttctattcttaagaataaaaaatatggtatttttattttatgttttcttttcttaaaatcacaaaataaagtgttttcaaataacatcttttagttttttttttcactcatttttttaggattattttagAAAGTAATTATACAAActtgtagaatgattaaaaataaagtattaaacataaaaattatttttaaaacatatttaaaaatattaaaacataaacaagcttttgttttataaaacaccataaaatagttattaaaaattggttttcaaaactattttcagaAATAATTACGAAGGCCTTAGTGtccatctctctttctctctccaatttttttaaaaccatttacATCAATTATAAATCAGTTTCTAGGTCTTGGCCCAATTGTACATATTTGAGATCCTTTAAGCCCATGAAGCCCTAAAGTATAATTATCCCATATATAAAGCTATCAGATGGTTTATtcttctagaaaaaaaataatagattgcAAAAGATCGTTGGACCAATATGGAGAAAGTTAAGAATCTTTTAGATAGTAAGTTGGCTAATGTTATTAGCCATATCCTTATCCCgagattaagaatattttagatAGCCATATCCTTATcccgagagagagagagagagagagagagagagagacttaAGAATCTTTTAGATAATGAGTTATGATCGTTGCACCATTgagaaataatcaaatatggAGAAACTTGATAATCTTTTAGATAGTGAGAGATTTTTTAGCTTATTTCCCcttgtcatgaaaaaaaaatataatagattgCAAAAGATTGTTGGACCATTGAGAAAGAATCAAACATGGAGAAACTTGAGAATCTTTTAGAGAGATTGTGTCATCACCAGGCAAGAGTTTGGTCATTTTATCATGATAATTGTCCATTGGTGAAAGGTCAAATAGtcacataaaaattataaaacattttaaaaaaaaaagaaaaaaaaaagtggattaATGAGAATATATTATGAGATGTTTTTTACCTTATGTCATAGGTCATGATCAAAGATGGTTGAATTGTAATTTGAGGGCCCTACAACACATGTATGTTATTATTTGAATGGGTTTCACACTCATCATACCATGGATAAGATCCCCAAGCTGCTCAATTACTTGTCAACCACAAGTTTCAAGGCTGGCTCCATCTTATCTTTATCATGAAGACACGGGTTTTGCCATTCTAATGAACAAGAGAATACACTACTTTGATATGAGCAGTGTGAAAGAGATGAAATTCCCACCTGAAGCTGCTCAAGACACCATTTCCTTACTCAGCCATTAGGCCACAAGATTTGAATGGGTTTGGGTACCGAAATATCATAGTTACTAGTGGCCTGTCATAGAAGAGCAATTCTGAAGGCCTTCTTCAAGCCAAAGTTGAGCTTCAAAGACCCTATGGGCAGGGTAACCCATCCAACTTTAAAGGTCCAACATAAACCCTACcctctgattttttatttttttattttttttttttccataggaAATCATTGTTTCATTGAAGAGGGTAAGCCTTCCACCCACCCCTCCCACAGACAAATATCACCTTTCTTGAGAAGCAAGAAGTCTCTTAACATGGTCTACAACCTAATTCCAAATGTATACTTCTTGTTGGCTTCTGATGATACAATTACCCAAGACccattattctaaaatatgTAAATAGAAGAGGTTGCATTCAGGAGTTTATAGATGACATTTCTTGATTGGATCAAAGAGgggtataattttttaatgaagtgATTGCCCTAGTTTTAGCTATATAATAAACCATTAATGCACCTATAAACTTGGGTAGTCCTTTTAGGTCACCAAATATGGAGGAGATTTCCTATTCATAGGGCTAAGAGTAATATCCCattgaaaatttatcattcATAAATCAATGATTTATTGCCCCAAAAATTATGCAATGTATAACTTCATactattaaggaaaaataccTTCATTCTCAACAGTTGCAGGACAGGACTAAACACAAGTAAGAGTCTCCATGTATGGGTAAGCTTCCAGGCATCCGATTAGCGAGGAAGCTTTAACACGGGGGAGAGCAGGGGGATTCCCATGGGCTACATCATAAACATTCTTGAAACTACCATCCTTGATATTATAACATATGATCTTACCCCGAATTTGCAGCAGCAGTGAAAAATCCTCTCCATTTCCTCCTCCTCCCCGAATTAAGCAAAGCACGTTATATGCGTAATAGTACAAGTCATGAGCATCAAGGTAGTTCTGAGTAATCTCAGGGAAGGCAGCTATGACCTTGTCAAGATCCACACTGAACCTCACACCCCAATTCGAATAGTCCCTTTCCATCTCATACACTACGAATTGCGTGGTCCGAGGGCCGTAGATTTCGATTATATGCAAATGGCCCCCGGACTCCCCAAAGTGTCTGATCCTCCTCTTGCCCCAACCACCAGGGCCAGGTGGCGGGGGCGGCATTGTGTCGATTCGACCCTCATCAATCCCAAAATACAGTGAAGCTCCGCTAGGGCTGATCCAGTGGACGGCTCCGTTCCAGAACACTCCATCGTAAAACACCATATCAAA contains:
- the LOC117909846 gene encoding spermidine hydroxycinnamoyl transferase-like; protein product: MVVVSLKASYTVKPSEPTFDGRLSLSEWDQIGTITHVPTIYFYRPSQDWIMRDGDILATLRDSLSRVLVHFYPLAGRLCWIQGSRLELECNAMGVQLIEAESQATLDDFGDFAPSPDLEHLVPCVNYNSPIHELPLMLVQLTKFSCGGISLSTSISHAVADGQSALHFIDEWARLARGEPLGTPPFLDRKVLRAGDSPIAPPCFDHAEFSHPPLLMGASSTVEERKKGTTVSLLKLTKAQVERLKKIANDSRPTECGRPYSRYETIAAHIWRCACNARGHKPEQPTAIGICIDSRSRMRPPLPQGYFGNATLDVIATGRSGELVSKPLGYASSRIRAAIEKVTDEYVWSAIDFLKNQPDLSQFQDLHALGNDEGPFYGNPNLGVISWLTLPMYGIDFGWGKEVYMGPGPHDFDGDSLILPGHDGDGSLVVALCLQVAHMDAFKNFFYEAMAESSIN